One window from the genome of Erwinia sorbitola encodes:
- a CDS encoding YbjN domain-containing protein, translated as MDSLVVPDLDVLRRWLDQQSITWFECDSCQALHLPHMQNFDGVFDAKLDLVDNVILFSALAEVKPTALIPLLGELSQINASSLTVKAFLDIQDDNLPKLIVCQSLSVTAGLTYGQFVHFMKQSEEQISMVVMEAFANHLLMIGEDDDRTPMIGGHSVLH; from the coding sequence ATGGATTCACTCGTCGTTCCGGATCTCGACGTATTGCGACGTTGGCTGGATCAGCAAAGCATTACCTGGTTTGAGTGTGATTCATGCCAGGCACTACATCTGCCGCATATGCAGAATTTTGACGGGGTTTTCGACGCCAAACTCGATTTGGTAGACAACGTGATTCTGTTTTCTGCGCTGGCGGAGGTTAAGCCTACCGCGCTCATTCCTTTGCTGGGGGAACTCTCCCAGATTAATGCCAGTTCGCTAACGGTGAAGGCATTCCTTGATATTCAGGATGATAACCTGCCAAAGCTGATTGTTTGCCAGTCACTCAGCGTGACCGCCGGGCTGACTTACGGTCAGTTTGTGCATTTTATGAAGCAGAGCGAAGAACAGATCTCCATGGTGGTCATGGAAGCCTTTGCGAATCATCTGCTGATGATCGGTGAAGATGACGATCGGACGCCGATGATCGGCGGCCACTCTGTACTGCATTAA
- the rimK gene encoding 30S ribosomal protein S6--L-glutamate ligase translates to MKIAILSRDGSLYSCKRLLEAARARGHSIDVIDPLSCYMNINPGSSAIHYRGRQLGHYDAVIPRIGSAITFYGTAVLRQFEMCGSYPLNESLAIARARDKLRSLQLLARAGIAMPITGFAHSPDDTRDLIEMVGGAPLVVKLVEGTQGIGVVLAETRQAAESVIDAFRGLNAHILVQEFIKEARGRDVRCLVIGGEVVGAIEREAKEGDFRSNLHRGGTARRVTISDSERAIAIKAAATLGLDVAGVDILRAARGPLVMEVNASPGLEGIEKTTGLDIAAMMVGWIEEQARPGFCLKTGG, encoded by the coding sequence GTGAAAATTGCCATTCTTTCCCGCGATGGTTCGCTCTATTCGTGTAAGCGTTTGCTGGAAGCTGCGCGAGCGCGTGGTCACAGCATCGATGTGATCGATCCGCTCTCCTGCTATATGAATATCAACCCTGGTTCGTCGGCTATTCATTATCGCGGCCGCCAGCTGGGGCATTATGATGCGGTTATCCCACGTATCGGTTCGGCCATCACCTTTTATGGTACTGCGGTGCTGCGTCAGTTTGAAATGTGTGGCAGTTACCCGCTGAATGAGTCGCTGGCGATTGCCAGAGCGCGTGACAAGCTGCGCTCTCTGCAACTGCTGGCAAGAGCAGGTATTGCTATGCCGATCACCGGTTTTGCCCATTCACCGGATGACACCCGCGACCTGATCGAAATGGTTGGCGGTGCACCGCTGGTCGTGAAACTGGTAGAAGGTACCCAGGGGATTGGCGTGGTTCTGGCGGAGACCCGTCAGGCGGCAGAGAGTGTGATTGATGCTTTTCGTGGCCTCAACGCCCATATTCTGGTGCAGGAGTTTATTAAAGAGGCACGCGGGCGCGATGTGCGCTGCCTGGTGATTGGCGGAGAAGTGGTCGGGGCCATTGAACGTGAGGCGAAAGAGGGCGATTTTCGCTCCAATCTGCACCGTGGCGGCACGGCGCGGCGTGTCACGATCAGCGACAGCGAGCGCGCGATCGCTATTAAAGCAGCGGCTACGCTTGGGCTGGATGTGGCAGGCGTGGATATCCTGCGTGCTGCCCGTGGTCCGCTGGTGATGGAGGTGAATGCATCTCCGGGTCTGGAAGGTATCGAAAAAACCACCGGTCTGGATATTGCGGCGATGATGGTCGGCTGGATTGAAGAGCAGGCTCGCCCTGGTTTTTGTCTTAAAACCGGCGGATAA
- the nfsA gene encoding oxygen-insensitive NADPH nitroreductase has product MTPTIELMRSHRSIRAYSDQPITAEQRAAILNAAQSASTSSFLQCSSIIRISDPEVRNALVPLSGGQQYVAQAAEFWVFCADFNRNQQICPDAQLGLAEQLLLGCVDTALMAQNALVAAESLGFGGCYIGGIRNNIAGVTELLKLPKFVLPLFGLCLGSPEQDPDTKPRMPVGMLVHENHYQPLDTTLLAQYDNQLVEYYQSRDSNRRTESWSEHIQKTLIKESRPFILDYLHQQGWATR; this is encoded by the coding sequence ATGACGCCGACCATTGAGCTTATGCGTTCACATCGTTCGATTCGCGCTTACAGTGACCAGCCAATTACCGCAGAACAGCGTGCAGCGATCCTTAATGCAGCGCAGTCGGCTTCCACCTCCAGTTTTTTACAATGCTCCTCCATTATTCGCATTTCAGATCCCGAAGTACGTAACGCGCTGGTCCCCCTGAGCGGCGGTCAGCAATATGTCGCCCAGGCCGCAGAATTTTGGGTGTTTTGTGCCGATTTCAACCGTAATCAGCAAATTTGCCCTGATGCGCAGTTAGGGCTGGCAGAACAGCTGCTGCTGGGCTGCGTTGATACCGCGCTGATGGCGCAGAATGCGCTGGTCGCAGCGGAATCGCTCGGGTTTGGCGGCTGTTATATCGGCGGTATCCGCAACAATATCGCAGGCGTCACTGAGCTGTTGAAGCTGCCTAAATTTGTGCTGCCGTTATTTGGTCTTTGTCTGGGCAGTCCGGAGCAGGATCCGGATACTAAGCCACGGATGCCAGTGGGGATGCTGGTGCATGAAAATCACTATCAGCCGCTCGATACCACGCTACTGGCGCAGTATGACAATCAGCTGGTGGAATATTATCAGTCACGCGACAGCAACCGCCGTACGGAGAGCTGGAGCGAGCATATTCAGAAGACGCTGATCAAAGAGAGCCGTCCGTTTATTCTTGACTACCTGCATCAGCAGGGCTGGGCTACACGCTAA
- a CDS encoding YbjC family protein, translating into MRAFTHLPRSVLILEVLGILLLILSYLTLHEMLLLPAPFTGKLAATVLIFAGIALMLPAATVMMWRTAKVMAPELFNTRVSRDKSKPGDSHDADH; encoded by the coding sequence ATGCGTGCCTTTACTCATCTACCCCGTTCGGTATTAATCCTTGAAGTTCTCGGCATTTTGCTACTCATCCTGTCTTACCTCACGTTACATGAAATGCTACTCTTGCCAGCGCCTTTTACCGGTAAACTTGCGGCAACAGTACTGATTTTTGCCGGAATTGCCCTGATGCTTCCCGCCGCCACGGTGATGATGTGGCGTACGGCAAAAGTGATGGCACCCGAACTTTTCAACACGCGCGTTTCGCGTGACAAGTCTAAACCAGGAGATTCCCATGACGCCGACCATTGA
- a CDS encoding GrxA family glutaredoxin, translating to MFAVIFGRPGCPYCVRAKELAEKLTEEREDFNFRYVDIHAEGITKADLEKTVGKPVETVPQIFLDSTHIGGCTDFEAYAKENLGLFQQ from the coding sequence ATGTTTGCAGTGATCTTTGGACGCCCTGGCTGCCCTTACTGTGTACGTGCTAAAGAGCTGGCTGAAAAACTGACTGAAGAACGTGAAGACTTCAATTTCCGCTATGTGGATATTCACGCAGAAGGGATCACCAAAGCCGATTTAGAAAAGACTGTGGGTAAGCCGGTTGAAACCGTACCGCAGATCTTCCTCGACTCTACGCATATTGGCGGCTGCACTGATTTTGAAGCCTATGCCAAAGAAAATTTAGGTCTGTTCCAGCAATAA
- the ybjM gene encoding inner membrane protein YbjM, producing the protein MKGIRWTGLIACSVLYGGIYIAIRYPLPADYTGHAQLGLLLFVVPGALAALTSKDSPLTAMVIAIALASPPCLILMQSGGFNRVGLGQEIAFIASAVFWCGSGTLGVMIWRTLMEMHHQQDGKRRL; encoded by the coding sequence ATGAAAGGTATCCGTTGGACAGGTTTGATCGCCTGTAGCGTGCTTTATGGTGGGATCTATATCGCCATACGCTATCCGCTACCCGCAGACTATACTGGCCATGCTCAGTTAGGGCTGCTGCTGTTTGTGGTGCCCGGCGCTCTGGCTGCGCTGACGTCCAAAGATTCACCCCTGACGGCGATGGTGATTGCTATCGCGCTGGCATCGCCCCCCTGCCTGATACTGATGCAGTCAGGAGGTTTTAACCGGGTCGGGCTGGGTCAGGAGATCGCCTTTATTGCCAGTGCCGTATTCTGGTGCGGCTCCGGTACGTTAGGCGTGATGATTTGGCGTACGCTGATGGAAATGCATCATCAGCAGGATGGAAAAAGGCGGCTGTAG
- a CDS encoding aspartate:alanine antiporter, which translates to MNINIADLLSGNYILLLFVVLALGLCLGKLRLGPVQLGNSIGVLVVSLLLGQQHFSINTEALNLGFMLFIFCVGIEAGPNFFSIFFRDGKNYLMLAIVMVSSAVVLALGLGKLFGWDIGLTAGMLAGSMTSTPVLVGAGDTLRQTLTDSKSLTLAQDHLSLGYALTYLMGLVSLIIGARYLPKLQHQDLPTSAQQIARERGLDPDSQRKVYLPVIRAYRVGPELVAWSDGKNLRELGIYRQTGCYIERIRRNGILANPDGDALLQPGDEISLVGYPDAHSRLDPSFRNGKEVFDRDLLDMRIVNEEIVVKNNNAVNKRLSQLKLTDHGCFLNRVIRSQIEMPIDDSIILNKGDVLHISGEARRVKSVADRIGFISIHSQMTDLLAFCAFFTIGLMIGMITFQFSSFNFGIGNAAGLLLSGILLGFLRANHPTFGYIPQGALTMVKEFGLMVFMAGVGLSAGSGMSHGLGETGLLMLGAGLVVSLVPVIICFLFGAWVLKMNRALLFGAIMGARTCAPAMEIISDTARSNIPALGYAGTYAIANVLLTLAGTLIVIIWPILG; encoded by the coding sequence GTGAATATAAACATCGCAGATTTGTTAAGTGGAAATTACATTCTGTTATTATTTGTCGTGCTAGCTCTGGGGTTGTGTTTAGGCAAACTTCGGCTTGGGCCTGTTCAACTGGGTAATTCTATTGGTGTTTTAGTCGTTTCATTACTACTCGGTCAGCAGCATTTTTCGATTAATACTGAAGCGCTGAATCTCGGCTTTATGTTATTTATTTTTTGTGTTGGTATCGAAGCCGGACCGAACTTCTTCTCTATATTCTTTCGCGATGGAAAAAACTATCTGATGCTGGCGATCGTGATGGTCAGCAGTGCGGTAGTGCTTGCCCTCGGACTGGGCAAACTGTTCGGCTGGGATATCGGCCTGACCGCCGGGATGCTGGCAGGGTCGATGACTTCAACTCCGGTGCTGGTAGGTGCTGGCGATACCCTGCGGCAAACGCTGACCGACAGCAAAAGTCTTACCCTGGCGCAGGATCATCTTAGTCTCGGCTATGCGCTGACCTATCTGATGGGTCTGGTAAGTTTGATTATAGGTGCACGATACCTGCCTAAATTACAGCATCAGGATCTGCCAACCAGTGCGCAACAGATCGCCCGCGAACGCGGACTTGATCCCGACAGCCAGCGCAAGGTCTATCTGCCGGTCATCCGCGCCTACCGCGTTGGCCCGGAGCTGGTCGCCTGGAGTGACGGTAAAAACCTGCGCGAGCTGGGGATCTATCGTCAGACAGGCTGCTACATAGAGCGTATCCGCCGTAACGGCATTCTGGCTAACCCCGATGGAGATGCACTGCTGCAACCCGGCGATGAAATCTCGCTGGTGGGCTATCCTGACGCCCATTCGCGCCTTGACCCCAGCTTCCGCAATGGCAAAGAAGTGTTCGATCGCGACCTGCTGGATATGCGTATCGTCAATGAAGAAATTGTGGTTAAAAATAATAATGCGGTAAATAAGCGCCTGAGCCAGTTAAAGCTGACGGATCATGGCTGCTTCCTCAACCGGGTGATCCGCAGCCAGATCGAAATGCCTATCGACGACAGCATTATCCTGAATAAGGGTGATGTGCTGCATATCAGCGGCGAAGCAAGGCGCGTTAAGTCGGTGGCAGACCGCATTGGTTTTATCTCGATTCACAGCCAGATGACTGACCTGCTGGCATTTTGCGCCTTCTTTACCATCGGCCTGATGATCGGCATGATCACCTTCCAGTTCAGCAGCTTTAATTTTGGCATCGGCAACGCGGCTGGCCTGCTGCTCTCCGGTATACTGCTGGGATTCCTGCGTGCCAACCATCCTACCTTTGGCTACATTCCCCAGGGGGCACTGACCATGGTGAAAGAGTTTGGTCTGATGGTGTTTATGGCAGGCGTTGGCTTAAGCGCTGGCAGCGGCATGAGCCACGGCCTGGGTGAAACCGGCCTGCTGATGCTCGGGGCCGGGCTGGTGGTCAGTCTGGTTCCGGTGATTATCTGCTTCCTGTTCGGTGCCTGGGTACTGAAGATGAATCGTGCCCTGCTGTTTGGTGCCATTATGGGGGCGCGCACCTGCGCCCCGGCGATGGAGATCATCAGCGATACTGCACGCAGTAACATTCCGGCACTGGGCTACGCAGGAACTTATGCTATTGCTAACGTATTGCTGACGCTGGCGGGGACATTAATCGTGATAATCTGGCCAATTTTGGGCTAA
- a CDS encoding phosphatase PAP2 family protein, with product MKTSFILNKSQTDYAIKSDSLYPLPAGFYLKQFVLLILSAMLFIWLSRSESIDMALTRMWFDPLTHTFPWKDNYWLDVVNHRLLKQIVIGVGIVLLLAGVIRRQPRWVLVALLMGIGPLVVGVLKATSAHSCPWDLIEFGGKAVSYPLLGVTPANSGPGRCFPGGHASSGFSALALFFLFYPRQPRLAWALWWTAMVIGMLMGFGQIMRGAHFLSHNLWAAWWVWLTQCMTFGCVTHLLKKRKTI from the coding sequence ATGAAAACATCATTTATCCTCAACAAAAGCCAAACGGATTACGCAATTAAGAGTGATTCTCTTTACCCCCTGCCCGCAGGCTTTTACCTTAAGCAATTCGTGCTACTGATTCTCAGCGCCATGCTCTTTATCTGGCTGTCCCGCAGTGAAAGCATTGATATGGCTCTCACCCGCATGTGGTTCGACCCGCTGACACATACCTTTCCGTGGAAAGATAATTACTGGCTGGATGTGGTAAACCACCGTCTGCTCAAGCAGATAGTCATCGGTGTCGGGATCGTGCTGTTGCTGGCAGGAGTGATACGCCGTCAGCCACGCTGGGTGCTGGTTGCTCTGCTGATGGGCATTGGTCCGCTGGTGGTCGGTGTGCTGAAAGCCACCAGCGCTCACTCCTGCCCGTGGGATCTGATCGAATTTGGCGGAAAAGCAGTCTCTTACCCCCTGCTGGGCGTGACTCCCGCCAACAGCGGGCCGGGTCGCTGCTTCCCCGGGGGCCATGCTTCCAGCGGTTTTAGTGCACTGGCGCTGTTTTTTCTGTTCTATCCACGGCAGCCGCGCCTGGCCTGGGCTCTTTGGTGGACAGCCATGGTGATTGGAATGCTGATGGGTTTTGGCCAGATTATGCGTGGTGCCCACTTTCTTTCCCACAATCTGTGGGCGGCATGGTGGGTCTGGCTGACGCAATGTATGACTTTCGGATGCGTGACGCATCTGCTTAAAAAGAGGAAAACTATATGA
- the ybjG gene encoding undecaprenyl-diphosphate phosphatase yields MEDLNRALFLWVNASTASPGWLIDLATFFARDVIAIVPLLIVGLWLWGPRSQLTSQRVLVLKTGVALLYALAISWCLGHLFPHPRPFAIGLGHQFLSHAPDDSYPSDHGTVIFTFAIAFICWHRIWSGVVLMIAGAAIAWSRIYLGVHWPLDMLGGMLVGLLSCLFAQILWQYCGTTLLARLSSVYRALFAFPISKGWIRD; encoded by the coding sequence ATGGAAGATCTAAACCGGGCGCTGTTTCTATGGGTTAACGCCAGCACGGCGTCACCCGGATGGCTGATCGACCTTGCCACCTTTTTCGCCCGTGATGTGATCGCCATTGTCCCTTTGCTGATTGTCGGTCTGTGGCTGTGGGGGCCTCGCAGCCAGCTCACCTCACAGCGCGTTCTGGTGCTTAAAACCGGGGTAGCGCTACTATATGCACTGGCCATTTCCTGGTGCCTTGGCCACTTGTTCCCTCATCCACGCCCTTTTGCTATTGGCCTCGGTCATCAGTTCCTTTCACATGCGCCGGATGACTCTTATCCCAGCGATCACGGTACGGTAATCTTCACCTTTGCCATCGCCTTTATCTGCTGGCACCGTATATGGTCAGGGGTGGTGCTGATGATAGCTGGTGCAGCTATTGCCTGGTCGCGCATTTATCTCGGAGTGCACTGGCCGCTGGATATGCTCGGCGGCATGCTGGTCGGTCTGCTCTCTTGCCTGTTTGCGCAAATATTATGGCAGTACTGTGGCACAACGTTACTGGCACGCCTCTCTTCTGTTTATCGGGCACTGTTTGCCTTTCCAATCAGCAAAGGCTGGATACGCGATTAA
- a CDS encoding HAAAP family serine/threonine permease: MDTSQTAVLSPEATQSTSAWRKTDTMWMLGLYGTAIGAGVLFLPINAGIGGLIPLIIMAVLAFPMTFFAHRGLCRFVLSGRKPGEDITEVVEEHFGVGAGKLITLLYFFAIYPILLVYSVAITNTVESFMTHQLQIQAPPRALLALILIVGLMTIVRFGKDIIVKTMSVLVYPFVLVLMVLALYLIPHWSSAIFDNASMSGSGKGLMMTLWLAIPVMVFSFNHSPIISAFAVAKREEYGDQAEPKCSRILAYSHVMMVLTVMFFVFSCVLSLSPANLAEAKSQNISILSYLANHFDTPLMAWLAPIIAMVAITKSFLGHYLGAREGFNGTVNKMLRSRGKTIAEHKLNRFTALFMLVTTWIVATLDPSILGLIESLGGPIIAVLLFLMPMYAINKVPAMRKYSGKLSNVFVVLVGLVAISAVAYDLF, translated from the coding sequence ATGGACACATCTCAAACGGCGGTGTTAAGCCCCGAAGCGACGCAGAGTACCAGCGCGTGGCGTAAAACCGACACTATGTGGATGCTTGGCCTGTATGGCACGGCAATTGGTGCGGGTGTACTGTTTCTGCCAATCAACGCCGGAATCGGCGGTCTGATCCCGCTGATTATCATGGCGGTGCTCGCTTTCCCGATGACCTTTTTTGCTCACCGTGGACTATGTCGTTTCGTTCTCTCCGGGCGCAAACCAGGCGAAGATATCACCGAAGTGGTGGAAGAGCATTTCGGTGTTGGTGCCGGTAAGCTGATTACCCTGCTCTACTTCTTCGCCATCTACCCTATTCTGCTGGTCTACAGCGTAGCGATTACCAATACCGTTGAAAGCTTTATGACCCACCAGTTGCAGATTCAGGCACCGCCACGCGCACTGCTGGCACTGATTCTGATTGTGGGCCTGATGACGATTGTACGATTTGGTAAAGATATCATCGTCAAAACCATGAGCGTGCTGGTTTATCCGTTTGTACTGGTGTTGATGGTGCTGGCGCTGTATTTGATCCCACACTGGAGCAGCGCGATTTTCGACAACGCCAGCATGAGCGGCAGCGGTAAAGGTCTGATGATGACTCTGTGGCTGGCGATCCCGGTAATGGTATTCTCATTCAACCACTCACCGATTATTTCCGCCTTTGCCGTTGCCAAACGTGAAGAGTATGGCGATCAGGCAGAACCAAAATGCTCACGCATCCTGGCATACAGCCATGTGATGATGGTGCTGACGGTGATGTTCTTTGTGTTCAGCTGCGTACTGAGCCTGTCACCGGCGAATCTGGCAGAAGCAAAATCACAGAATATCTCTATTCTCTCCTACCTGGCTAACCACTTTGACACCCCGCTGATGGCGTGGCTGGCACCGATCATTGCGATGGTGGCTATCACTAAATCATTCCTGGGCCACTATCTGGGCGCACGTGAAGGCTTTAACGGTACGGTGAATAAGATGCTGCGCAGCCGGGGTAAAACCATTGCCGAGCATAAACTGAACCGCTTTACCGCGCTGTTTATGCTGGTGACGACCTGGATTGTGGCGACGCTGGATCCAAGCATCCTCGGTTTAATCGAAAGCCTGGGTGGCCCGATCATTGCCGTGCTGTTGTTCCTGATGCCGATGTACGCAATCAACAAAGTACCCGCGATGCGTAAATACAGCGGTAAACTGAGCAACGTGTTTGTTGTGCTGGTTGGCCTGGTGGCGATTTCCGCCGTGGCTTACGACCTGTTCTAA
- a CDS encoding serine hydrolase — protein sequence MKNTPLSSRACALATTSTLLLLTLSSVRAEQAPAAPQIDAKAWVLMDYNSGKVLTESNADQRLDPASLTKMMASYVTGQALKAGKITNDDMVTVGKDAWATGNPILQGSSLMFLKPGDRIPVSELNKGIVIQSGNDASIALADHVAGSQDSFVGLMNNYVKALGLQNTHFKTVHGLDSSGQYSTARDMALIGQALIRDVPEEYALHQQKEFTFNKIRQYNRNRLLWSTNLHVDGIKTGHTSGAGNNLVASAVDGDQRLISVVLGAATDAIRFRESEKLLTWGFRFYETVTPIKAGNAFATQRVWFGDRKEVKLGVAKDAAITLPKGQLKNLKASFTLAEPQLTAPLAKNQVVGTIDFQLDGKSIEQRPLVVLDEVKEGGFFGRMWDYVMMKMDSWFGKWFS from the coding sequence ATGAAGAATACTCCCCTGTCATCCCGTGCTTGCGCACTGGCTACCACCTCCACGCTGCTGTTACTGACGCTCTCTTCCGTCAGAGCAGAGCAGGCACCTGCCGCGCCGCAAATTGATGCGAAAGCCTGGGTGCTGATGGACTACAACAGCGGCAAAGTTCTTACTGAGTCTAACGCCGATCAGCGTCTTGATCCGGCCAGCCTGACGAAAATGATGGCCAGCTATGTCACCGGACAGGCTCTGAAAGCGGGCAAGATCACCAACGATGATATGGTTACCGTTGGTAAAGATGCCTGGGCGACCGGCAACCCGATATTGCAGGGATCTTCCCTGATGTTTCTTAAGCCCGGTGACCGCATCCCGGTTTCCGAGCTGAACAAAGGTATTGTCATCCAGTCGGGTAACGATGCCAGTATTGCGCTGGCCGACCATGTGGCGGGCAGTCAGGACTCCTTCGTCGGCCTGATGAATAACTATGTGAAGGCGCTGGGATTACAAAATACCCATTTCAAAACGGTACACGGTCTGGACTCATCCGGTCAGTACAGTACCGCCCGCGATATGGCGCTTATCGGCCAGGCATTGATCCGCGATGTGCCGGAAGAGTATGCGCTGCATCAGCAGAAAGAGTTTACCTTCAATAAAATTCGTCAGTACAACCGTAACCGCCTGCTGTGGAGTACTAATCTGCATGTTGACGGTATCAAAACCGGCCACACTTCGGGTGCCGGAAACAATCTGGTGGCCTCTGCCGTTGATGGCGATCAGCGTTTGATCTCGGTGGTACTCGGGGCGGCAACCGATGCTATCCGCTTCCGTGAAAGTGAAAAACTGCTGACCTGGGGGTTCCGTTTCTATGAAACCGTAACTCCAATCAAGGCGGGTAATGCTTTTGCCACGCAGCGAGTCTGGTTTGGCGATCGGAAAGAGGTGAAGCTTGGCGTAGCGAAGGATGCGGCAATTACGCTGCCAAAAGGGCAGTTAAAAAACCTGAAAGCCAGTTTTACGCTTGCGGAACCACAGCTGACGGCACCGCTGGCTAAAAATCAGGTGGTCGGTACCATAGATTTCCAGCTTGATGGTAAATCGATTGAGCAACGCCCGCTGGTAGTTCTGGATGAGGTAAAAGAGGGGGGCTTCTTTGGCCGTATGTGGGACTACGTGATGATGAAGATGGATAGCTGGTTCGGGAAATGGTTTTCTTAA
- a CDS encoding HAD family hydrolase — protein MDLALFDLDETLICEDSTGLWLRWLVSQGFAPAALIDEERALMEQYYQGSLSMEEYMNTTLSPLAGMATTTVSGWIRRFIHRDILPRVYPAARERLNWHRERGDTVLIISASGEHLVTPIAQQLGACGALAIGVEMVDDRYSGQTYGTMTYKEGKVSRLKDWLKQEQTAEFSRTWAYSDSLNDLPMLEHADHACVINPDGQLNQLAQQRGWEICHWNR, from the coding sequence ATGGATTTAGCGCTGTTCGATCTCGATGAAACACTGATTTGCGAAGACAGCACCGGCCTGTGGCTGCGCTGGCTGGTATCACAGGGTTTTGCCCCCGCCGCTCTGATCGATGAGGAACGAGCACTGATGGAGCAATACTATCAGGGTTCGTTGTCGATGGAAGAGTATATGAACACCACGCTCTCTCCACTTGCCGGAATGGCAACCACCACCGTTTCCGGCTGGATACGTCGTTTTATCCATCGGGACATTCTGCCACGGGTCTATCCCGCCGCCCGCGAACGCCTGAACTGGCATCGGGAACGTGGCGATACCGTGCTGATAATCTCCGCGAGCGGTGAACATCTGGTCACCCCGATTGCACAACAGCTGGGGGCATGCGGCGCACTGGCTATTGGGGTCGAGATGGTCGATGACCGCTACAGCGGCCAGACCTACGGCACCATGACCTACAAAGAGGGCAAAGTCAGCCGCCTGAAAGACTGGCTGAAGCAGGAACAGACGGCAGAATTCTCCCGCACCTGGGCGTATAGCGATTCACTTAATGACCTGCCGATGCTGGAACACGCGGATCACGCCTGCGTTATTAACCCTGACGGACAGCTGAACCAGCTGGCGCAGCAGCGCGGCTGGGAAATCTGCCACTGGAACAGGTAA
- a CDS encoding DUF3313 domain-containing protein, translating to MRKMRLPLVAGLATLCVVLAGCSSKVADTTQYSGYLADYSKLKPTESPSGHQTLRWVSPDFKLSDYRGIYYTPVVYYPAAKPTARVSQATLDKVRAYLDQQLKTAVAERKPLVNQAGPGTLVMKTAITAVNAENQDMKFYEVVPVAAVVASTMAASGHRTQNSVLFLEAELLDAKTGKPVVEVVRKAYGKTVPNSSTPINEAELKSAIDEMVRDVVTFPAQ from the coding sequence ATGCGGAAAATGCGTCTTCCTCTGGTCGCCGGGCTGGCAACGTTGTGTGTGGTGCTGGCTGGTTGCTCATCTAAAGTGGCTGACACCACGCAGTACTCCGGCTATCTGGCGGATTATTCCAAACTGAAACCAACAGAATCACCGAGCGGTCACCAGACCCTTCGTTGGGTCTCACCCGATTTTAAACTCTCTGATTATCGCGGCATCTACTATACGCCGGTGGTCTACTACCCGGCGGCGAAACCTACAGCCCGCGTCAGCCAGGCTACGCTGGATAAAGTACGAGCTTACCTCGATCAGCAGCTAAAAACGGCGGTTGCCGAGCGTAAGCCGCTGGTCAATCAGGCTGGTCCCGGCACGCTGGTGATGAAAACGGCTATCACTGCCGTGAATGCCGAAAATCAGGATATGAAATTCTATGAAGTAGTGCCGGTCGCGGCTGTCGTTGCCAGTACTATGGCGGCATCCGGACATCGTACGCAGAACAGCGTGCTGTTCCTGGAAGCTGAACTGCTTGATGCAAAAACCGGTAAACCGGTGGTGGAAGTGGTACGTAAGGCCTACGGGAAAACCGTGCCCAACAGCAGTACGCCCATTAATGAAGCAGAGCTGAAAAGTGCCATCGATGAGATGGTGCGGGATGTGGTCACCTTCCCGGCGCAGTAA